The proteins below are encoded in one region of Triticum aestivum cultivar Chinese Spring chromosome 1B, IWGSC CS RefSeq v2.1, whole genome shotgun sequence:
- the LOC123136645 gene encoding uncharacterized protein: MLRPLRRLSGPLRRSLSTASWRPAWAMIYRISTAEESAAARGVSLALAPPPLASRVSVPRHAFGLDPLPDTASSDGQPSNFFDFGSLAPEQGSPQPASTLVDIFGSGVLAASSDGLLLLGTFRNRADPTGMFEYQGPSTAPFEVLDQAYARSYCCDIMRLARFVCNPVTGEMARLPDFDGTEDAFTASTGLLTQADGGHGPPRRYAAAQLSLVGDGRRFLLRRLSSETGEWDELLLPSPLPAGRLMYMNHEVLDFGGRLWWVDVSWGAVNVDPFSDRPELCLVELPGDIMLPDQQGEAEMRQLLQHRRMGVSDGRLRFVEVSKDEPFNIKSFMLDEQSGRWMLEHMVTWKTLCPGGKVAPMIAAIDPMSADLVHLTVPVGNGYFVSVDMRWKRPVECVDFGSGVHPSKCISSFVLPCVLPSFLGSSPIPDMHPRRLFSYATSFQRKQIPVIRQLLFSHEYEAKNEIWCPFEQMLVKGSMLKSLVPGGLIRVEDIIRNGHYSTGKLALLSLRDLVDLATVNLMRGVNVSELIVLENLLWAPSARGIMFKHTNLINNGEETGCPYLSIYELFKLAVLITTGKPIEEVNLPADLAHFLHYLQRATNIDKRLITNHSATRFPEERIQRNKSYNYLFRTEFKHFYATPAAARSYYVFEALGLIFPQELLTPAGLHPLIDYWASYNQEMIRQQSGNGVILTHQRPIVVPRFNTVYELGNRLIALCRDPFEHPYGPLYADPSYADLYPYLEMGYSIFQIEQLINHLIPLYGPTADEQILVHKLWDNVFTGQRPLPPHANWTDISGVRNQAR, from the exons aTGCTGCGGCCGCTCCGCCGCCTATCCGGCCCCCTCCGCCGCTCCCTCTCCACCGCCTCTTGGCGCCCCGCCTGGGCCATGATTTACCGGATCTCCACGGCGGAGGAGTCCGCGGCCGCGCGGGGCGTCTCCCTCGCGCTCGCCCCGCCCCCGCTCGCCTCCCGCGTCTCCGTCCCAAGGCACGCCTTCGGTCTCGACCCGCTCCCGGACACGGCCAGCTCCGACGGCCAGCCCTCCAACTTCTTCGACTTCGGCAGCCTGGCCCCCGAGCAGGGCTCTCCCCAACCGGCCAGCACCCTTGTCGATATCTTCGGCAGCGGCGTGCTCGCCGCGAGCAGCgacggcctcctcctgctcggcaCGTTCAGGAACCGCGCCGACCCCACGGGGATGTTCGAGTACCAGGGCCCGTCCACCGCCCCGTTCGAGGTCCTCGACCAGGCCTACGCTCGCTCCTACTGCTGCGACATCATGAGGCTCGCGCGCTTCGTCTGCAACCCCGTCACCGGCGAGATGGCCCGCCTTCCGGACTTCGACGGCACGGAGGACGCCTTCACCGCCTCCACGGGCCTCCTCACCCAGGCCGACGGTGGGCACGGACCACCCAGGAGGTACGCCGCTGCGCAGCTCAGCTTGGTCGGCGATGGGCGGCGTTTCCTGCTGCGCCGGCTCTCCTCGGAGACAGGGGAGTGGGACGAGCTGCTGCTGCCGTCCCCGCTACCGGCTGGGCGCCTCATGTACATGAACCACGAGGTGCTGGACTTCGGAGGGCGGCTCTGGTGGGTAGACGTGAGCTGGGGCGCCGTCAACGTCGACCCGTTCAGCGACCGGCCCGAGCTCTGCCTCGTCGAGCTGCCGGGAGACATCATGCTTCCTGACCAACAGGGCGAGGCAGAGATGAGGCAGCTCCTCCAGCACAGGCGCATGGGGGTCAGCGACGGCAGGCTGAGGTTTGTGGAGGTTTCCAAGGACGAGCCCTTCAACATCAAGTCGTTCATGCTTGATGAACAGAGTGGCCGCTGGATGCTGGAGCACATGGTGACCTGGAAAACTCTCTGCCCCGGAGGCAAGGTGGCGCCTATGATTGCTGCTATCGATCCGATGAGCGCCGACTTAGTGCATCTCACTGTGCCCGTGGGCAATGGATATTTTGTAAGTGTTGACATGCGCTGGAAGAGGCCGGTTGAGTGTGTGGACTTCGGAAGTGGCGTTCATCCAAGCAAGTGCATCTCAAGTTTCGTTCTGCCATGTGTGCTCCCCTCATTTCTCGGATCAAGCCCGATTCCAG ATATGCATCCGCGGAGGCTATTCAGCTATGCCACAAGCTTCCAGCGCAAACAAATACCGGTCATTCGTCAACTTCT GTTCAGTCATGAGTATGAGGCGAAGAATGAAATATGGTGTCCTTTTGAGCAGATGCTGGTGAAGGGAAGTATGCTGAAGAGCCTTGTTCCAGGCGGGCTTATAAGGGTAGAAGATATAATCCGCAATGGCCATTACAGTACTGGGAAGCTGGCACTCCTATCTCTTCGTGATTTAGTAGATCTAGCAACTGTTAATCTGATGAGAGGCGTCAATGTTAGTGAGCTTATTGTCTTGGAAAACCTATTGTGGGCTCCCTCAGCTCGGGGCATTATGTTCAAGCATACGAATCTAATCAACAATGGAGAAGAAACTGGGTGCCCCTATCTCTCAATTTATGAGCTTTTCAAACTTGCAGTTCTCATAACAACAGGAAAGCCAATCGAGGAAGTAAATTTGCCCGCTGATCTCGCACACTTTCTACACTATTTACAGAGAGCAACCAACATAGATAAAAGATTGATTACAAACCACTCAGCCACCAGATTTCCGGAGGAGAGGATTCAGAGGAACAAGTCATACAATTATCTGTTTCGGACTGAATTCAAGCACTTTTATGCAACGCCAGCTGCAGCGCGAAGTTACTACGTGTTTGAGGCATTGGGGCTAATCTTCCCCCAGGAGCTGTTAACACCTGCAGGTCTTCATCCATTGATCGATTATTGGGCTTCTTACAATCAAGAGATGATCCGTCAGCAGTCTGGAAATGGAGTCATCCTGACCCATCAACGCCCAATTGTTGTTCCTCGATTTAATACTGTTTATGAACTCGGAAACCGGTTGATTGCACTCTGTAGGGATCCCTTTGAACATCCCTATGGACCATTATATGCTGATCCATCATATGCTGATCTTTATCCGTACCTTGAGATGGGCTACAGCATTTTTCAAATAGAGCAGCTAATAAATCACCTAATTCCACTGTATGGGCCTACCGCCGATGAACAAATTCTGGTGCACAAATTGTGGGATAATGTGTTCACTGGTCAGCGGCCACTGCCCCCACATGCTAATTGGACTGATATAAGTGGCGTGCGGAACCAG GCAAGATGA